In a genomic window of uncultured Methanobrevibacter sp.:
- the nudC gene encoding NAD(+) diphosphatase, translated as MIEKSLYENYQIDFSDEITPETDDYLFIFNENRELYLTSDRQLPKTLDDFDVEFCLFIGKYKGKNSFVVNVYDETSFYDLKEVYEFNPDLYHIAGKAVLVRDWYISHEFCGRCGTPTQIDEKDMMLKCPSCGQVHYPRIAPAIIVAISKENELLMAQHSYHDTIRYALIAGFVEPGESIEEAVHREVLEEVGIKIKNLKYMKSQSWPFPNSLMLGFTAEYESGDIKVDGDEIVKAKWFKKDEIIRYDSDISISDWLIQNFIDTH; from the coding sequence ATGATAGAAAAGTCCCTATACGAAAACTACCAAATCGATTTCAGCGATGAAATAACACCAGAAACTGATGATTACCTGTTCATTTTTAACGAAAATAGAGAATTGTATCTGACATCAGACAGACAGCTTCCTAAAACTCTGGATGACTTTGATGTTGAGTTTTGCTTATTCATTGGAAAATACAAAGGTAAAAACTCATTTGTAGTTAACGTGTATGATGAAACCTCATTTTACGATTTAAAGGAAGTTTATGAGTTCAATCCTGATTTATACCATATTGCAGGAAAAGCCGTGCTTGTAAGGGATTGGTACATATCACATGAGTTCTGCGGAAGATGCGGAACTCCCACCCAAATAGATGAAAAGGACATGATGTTAAAGTGCCCTTCATGCGGCCAGGTACACTATCCCCGTATAGCTCCGGCAATTATTGTGGCAATCAGTAAAGAGAATGAGTTGCTCATGGCACAGCACAGCTATCATGACACAATAAGATATGCACTGATTGCAGGTTTTGTAGAACCTGGTGAATCCATTGAGGAGGCAGTGCATAGAGAAGTTCTTGAAGAAGTTGGAATTAAAATAAAAAACCTAAAATATATGAAAAGCCAGTCATGGCCTTTTCCAAATTCACTGATGCTTGGTTTTACTGCCGAATATGAATCCGGAGACATCAAAGTCGACGGGGACGAAATCGTAAAGGCAAAATGGTTTAAAAAGGATGAAATAATAAGATATGATTCAGATATCAGCATTTCAGACTGGCTGATACAGAATTTCATCGACACTCACTAA
- a CDS encoding zinc-ribbon domain-containing protein has product MSKRCTYCGWINGDDAEYCKGCGYPLKKYWHYSPSGPNFVDSSKSEKGRK; this is encoded by the coding sequence TATTGCGGTTGGATTAATGGCGATGATGCAGAGTACTGCAAAGGTTGCGGATATCCGCTTAAGAAATATTGGCATTACTCACCTTCAGGACCAAATTTTGTAGACTCCTCTAAATCTGAAAAGGGGAGAAAATGA